A genomic stretch from Leptodactylus fuscus isolate aLepFus1 chromosome 10, aLepFus1.hap2, whole genome shotgun sequence includes:
- the NPS gene encoding neuropeptide S, whose product MEGLQPSSVSKLHFVFIFWISTMHLWYQPGMSLTSSGKSDYCLILLNSCLIEADRSEELAFLKPFLEKSFMKRSFRNGVGSGIKKNSFRRAKS is encoded by the exons ATGGAAGGACTGCAGCCTAGCAG TGTTTCCAAGCTTCACTTTGTATTTATCTTCTGGATCTCCACCATGCATCTCTGGTATCAGCCTGGCATGTCCCTGACA TCATCTGGGAAATCGGACTACTGCCTCATCCTGTTGAACAGCTGCCTGATAGAAGCCGATCGCAGCGAGGAGCTGGCATTCCTTAAGCCCTTTCTAGAGAAGTCTTTCATGAAGAGGTCCTTTCGGAACGGCGTTGGAtcaggaattaaaaaaaattccttcagAAGGGCAAAATCCTAA